One window of Oscillibacter hominis genomic DNA carries:
- a CDS encoding PSP1 domain-containing protein, which translates to MTEVISVRFRSGCKEYDFDPKGAEIAPGTDVIVETSQGTAYATCTQGNHAVEDEQVVQPLCPVVRVATENDQKTLAYNEKREKDAFGICQKKIADHGLEMKLVSVSCSFDGSKIIFFFTADGRVDFRELVKDLASVFRARIELRQIGVRDEAKMLGGLGICGRPFCCSQFLDSFLPVSIKMAKTQSLSLNPAKISGTCGRLMCCLKYEQEAYEDATRRMPKQDSFVMTPDGTGNVSQVNLLKETVKVNLDSESSNCGRCYHNCEVCVLRNGKGSREGIEIPAERPERYVEESKESEMPVMRPIAASFEDVDVPTREKIAPPEEKSRRRPRRRGGRGAGGERPAGEKKEAPKAQKGAEKRPEGNRRPEQPPKHREAKAEQPRPQNAEGGEARRRPRHRGGRRRGHHGEGGTARESGES; encoded by the coding sequence TTGACAGAAGTAATCAGTGTCCGCTTTCGCAGCGGATGTAAAGAGTATGACTTCGATCCCAAGGGCGCGGAGATCGCGCCGGGGACCGATGTGATTGTAGAGACCAGCCAGGGCACGGCCTACGCCACCTGCACCCAGGGCAACCACGCCGTGGAGGATGAACAGGTGGTGCAGCCCCTTTGCCCGGTGGTCCGCGTGGCCACGGAGAATGACCAAAAGACCTTGGCCTACAACGAAAAACGGGAAAAAGATGCCTTTGGCATCTGCCAGAAAAAGATCGCCGACCATGGGCTGGAGATGAAGCTGGTCAGCGTGTCGTGCAGCTTTGACGGGAGCAAGATCATCTTCTTTTTCACCGCCGACGGCCGTGTGGACTTCCGGGAGCTGGTGAAGGACCTGGCCTCCGTGTTCCGGGCACGCATTGAGCTGCGCCAGATCGGCGTCCGGGACGAGGCCAAGATGTTGGGCGGCCTGGGCATCTGCGGCAGGCCCTTTTGCTGCTCCCAGTTTTTGGACAGCTTCCTGCCCGTGTCCATCAAGATGGCCAAGACCCAGAGCCTGAGCCTGAATCCGGCCAAAATCTCCGGCACCTGCGGCCGGCTGATGTGCTGCCTCAAATATGAGCAGGAGGCCTATGAGGACGCCACCCGCCGCATGCCCAAGCAGGACTCCTTTGTCATGACCCCGGATGGGACAGGCAATGTGAGCCAGGTGAACCTGCTCAAGGAGACGGTGAAGGTGAACCTGGACTCCGAGAGCAGCAACTGCGGCCGCTGCTACCACAACTGCGAGGTCTGCGTGCTGCGCAACGGAAAGGGCAGCCGGGAGGGCATCGAAATCCCCGCTGAGCGCCCGGAGCGCTATGTGGAGGAGAGCAAGGAATCCGAGATGCCGGTGATGCGGCCCATCGCCGCATCCTTTGAGGACGTGGACGTCCCCACCCGGGAGAAGATCGCCCCTCCCGAGGAAAAGAGCCGCCGCCGGCCAAGACGCCGTGGCGGCCGTGGCGCTGGCGGAGAACGTCCGGCCGGAGAGAAGAAGGAGGCGCCGAAGGCCCAGAAGGGCGCTGAGAAGCGGCCGGAGGGCAACCGGCGTCCCGAGCAGCCGCCCAAGCACAGGGAGGCGAAAGCGGAACAGCCCCGGCCGCAGAACGCGGAGGGCGGAGAAGCACGCCGCCGCCCGAGGCACAGGGGCGGACGCCGCCGGGGCCATCACGGCGAGGGCGGGACCGCGCGCGAATCGGGCGAATCCTGA
- a CDS encoding HAD hydrolase family protein: protein MGKFDGVLLASDFDNTLVDTDGAERSESPLPPVPERNLEALRYFMDNGGRFTVATGRALPAFVPFADGVPMNAPCILSNGAALYDIREKAYVRTAFLDDSIRERGNEILAAVPGLACELYHDGMEVHCMNPNEVTRRHKHLTHAPCEEVENLLDAPGPCSKLLLEGTPELLDQAQQYILDRGWGGEYEIVTSSQWLLEVTAKGANKGDMLRLLAAHVGAAPEDTYGIGDHLNDLKLLEASAIPFAPANCVERLRASGARLVCTAAEGALADVVEILDQKY, encoded by the coding sequence ATGGGAAAATTTGACGGCGTTTTGCTGGCCAGCGACTTTGACAACACACTGGTGGACACCGACGGCGCGGAGCGAAGCGAGTCCCCGCTGCCGCCCGTCCCGGAGCGGAACTTGGAGGCGCTGCGCTATTTCATGGACAACGGCGGCCGCTTCACCGTGGCCACCGGCCGGGCGCTGCCGGCCTTTGTGCCCTTTGCCGACGGCGTGCCCATGAACGCACCCTGCATTTTGAGCAACGGCGCGGCACTCTATGACATCCGGGAAAAAGCCTATGTGCGCACCGCGTTTTTGGACGATTCCATCCGGGAGCGGGGCAATGAAATCCTTGCGGCGGTGCCGGGCCTTGCCTGCGAGCTGTATCACGACGGCATGGAGGTCCACTGCATGAACCCCAACGAGGTCACCCGCCGCCACAAGCACCTGACCCACGCGCCCTGCGAGGAGGTGGAAAACCTTCTGGATGCGCCGGGCCCCTGCTCCAAGCTGCTGCTGGAGGGGACGCCGGAGCTGCTGGACCAGGCCCAGCAATATATTCTGGACCGGGGCTGGGGCGGCGAATACGAGATCGTCACCTCCAGCCAGTGGCTTCTGGAGGTGACGGCCAAGGGCGCCAACAAAGGGGACATGCTCCGGCTTCTGGCCGCCCATGTGGGCGCTGCGCCGGAGGACACCTACGGCATCGGCGACCACCTCAACGACCTGAAGCTGCTGGAGGCCTCCGCCATCCCCTTTGCCCCCGCCAACTGCGTGGAGCGTCTCCGCGCCTCCGGGGCCCGTCTGGTGTGCACCGCCGCCGAGGGCGCCCTGGCGGATGTGGTGGAGATTTTGGATCAAAAATACTGA
- a CDS encoding GntR family transcriptional regulator, translating to MEWQFRNDAPIYTQLISQITQGIVSGSFPAGERLPSVRDLATEARVNPNTMQRALTELERDGLVYSQRTAGRFVTEDKKMIETAKRALAEGHIQRFLEAMERLGYGREEIVSLVRDSAKEERGHVDLSV from the coding sequence ATGGAGTGGCAATTTCGAAACGACGCCCCTATCTATACCCAGCTGATCAGCCAGATCACGCAGGGGATTGTGTCGGGCTCCTTCCCGGCGGGGGAGCGGCTGCCATCGGTGCGGGACCTGGCCACGGAGGCCCGGGTCAACCCCAACACCATGCAGCGGGCGCTGACAGAGCTGGAGCGGGACGGTTTGGTGTACAGCCAGCGGACCGCGGGCAGATTTGTGACGGAGGATAAGAAAATGATTGAAACGGCGAAGCGCGCCCTGGCGGAGGGCCATATTCAGCGCTTTTTGGAGGCCATGGAACGGCTGGGCTATGGCCGTGAGGAGATTGTATCACTGGTGAGAGACAGTGCAAAGGAGGAGAGAGGCCATGTCGATCTTAGCGTGTAA
- a CDS encoding ABC transporter ATP-binding protein: protein MSILACKDLSKNYGAVPALNHVNLTVEAGRIVGLLGPNGSGKTTLIKLANGLLTPSEGELLVCDERPGRITHSLVSYLPERTCIPLWMSTQQLLDFYKDFYPDFRREAAMEMLQHLGIRMNQRIKQMSKGTREKVQLIMVMSRQASLYLLDEPIGGVDPATRDYILNTIIGNYSPDAAVVISTHLIADVEKVLDDVIFINQGQVVLQSSVDEIRERNNMSVDALFREVFKC, encoded by the coding sequence ATGTCGATCTTAGCGTGTAAGGATTTGAGCAAGAACTACGGCGCCGTCCCGGCGCTGAACCACGTGAACCTGACGGTGGAGGCGGGCCGGATCGTGGGGCTGTTGGGGCCCAACGGCAGCGGCAAGACCACGCTGATCAAGCTGGCCAACGGCCTGCTGACGCCAAGCGAAGGGGAGCTTCTGGTCTGTGACGAGCGGCCCGGCAGGATCACCCACTCCCTGGTCTCCTATCTGCCGGAGCGCACCTGCATCCCGCTGTGGATGAGCACGCAGCAGCTGCTGGACTTCTACAAGGACTTTTACCCCGACTTCCGCCGTGAGGCGGCCATGGAGATGCTCCAGCACCTGGGCATCCGCATGAACCAGCGCATCAAGCAGATGTCCAAGGGCACCCGGGAAAAGGTGCAGCTGATCATGGTCATGAGCCGCCAGGCCAGCCTCTACCTGCTGGATGAGCCCATCGGCGGCGTGGACCCCGCCACCCGGGATTACATCCTCAACACCATCATCGGCAACTACAGCCCCGATGCGGCGGTGGTGATCTCCACCCATCTCATTGCGGATGTGGAGAAGGTGCTGGACGACGTGATCTTTATCAATCAGGGCCAAGTGGTGCTGCAATCCTCTGTGGACGAGATCCGGGAGCGCAACAACATGAGTGTGGACGCCCTGTTCCGGGAGGTATTCAAATGTTAG